A single region of the Branchiostoma lanceolatum isolate klBraLanc5 chromosome 1, klBraLanc5.hap2, whole genome shotgun sequence genome encodes:
- the LOC136431213 gene encoding uncharacterized protein gives MKRTRGDIPQVAVKEKRWDYLSEEEKRLLRCNKNKVSQIQKPGLHPDVIKWMDEEAQRQGVTERGRHGFIVFHEMKIQGSIQLGDEFEIAGLVDLGEFYHNMRSLQTGGDRKAEMATHVFQLAFQGCEGFFFPFAWFPITEIEPINIFLHHWDSVFHLKHRKFFSHACLCDGSQANRDFIMGHFKSPEDAIMNKFTVDNRYDSSSKYSFIMDPPHTIRKLRNNLEKSSLTGTASCFKFNGKHILWSHLEEAYLHDKTNARAPVTSCKIGDSHFQITPATRMTNHLAADIFSDNMLELLYHYQEFKRGQEGDADSMALTWEYLSVAKLFVKTFADTKPIRTMDDQRLVELDAALQWFLDWREDVMESENQTPKERNKAYISDKLHVDLCSMVLGYKSYVCTMITQFPGMGPVSASTNLVALENMFGCIRASNGSNANPTVLQYGSSVHGYIRCRSFKGRNGNASRK, from the exons ATGAAGAGGACAAGGGGTGACATCCCTCAGGTTGCCGTAAAAGAGAAAAGATGGGACTATCTAAGTGAAGAAGAGAAGAGGCTTCTACGATGCAACAAAAATAAAGTTAGTCAGATTCAGAAGCCTGGACTACACCCAGATGTTATCAAGTGGATGGATGAAGAAGCACAACGACAAGGTGTGACGGAAAGAGGGCGGCATGGATTTATTGTATTTCATGAGATGAAAATACAG GGAAGCATCCAGCTAGGGGACGAGTTTGAAATTGCTGGCCTCGTTGACCTGGGGGAGTTCTATCACAACATGCGGTCCCTTCAGACAGGCG GTGACAGAAAGGCTGAGATGGCCACCCACGTGTTCCAGCTGGCCTTTCAGGGATGCGAGGGCTTTTTTTTTCCCTTTGCTTGGTTCCCAATCACTGAAATTGAACCCATCAACATTTTCCTCCACCATTGGGACAGTGTATTCCACTTAAAACACCGCAAATTCTTTTCGCATGCTTGCCTATGTGATGGGAGCCAAGCAAATCGAGacttcatcatgggtcacttCAAGTCTCCTGAAGATGCTATTATGAACAAGTTCACTGTAGACAACAGGTACGACAGCAGCAGCAAGTACTCATTCATCATGGATCCACCG cacACCATTAGAAAGCTGAGGAACAACCTGGAAAAAAGTTCCCTGACAGGCACAGCCAGCTGTTTCAAGTTCAATGGGAAGCACATTTTATGGTCCCATTTGGAAGAAGCGTATCTTCATGACAAAACCAATGCCAGGGCACCAGTGACATCATGCAAGATAGGAGACAGCCATTTCCAAATCACCCCTGCCACACGCATGACGAACCATCTTGCCGCTGACATCTTCAGTGACAACATGCTTGAACTGCTCTAT CACTATCAGGAGTTCAAAAGAGGTCAGGAGGGAGATGCTGATTCCATGGCCTTAACTTGGGAGTACCTGTCTGTAGCCAAATTGTTTGTGAAGACATTTGCAGACACCAAGCCCATACG AACGATGGACGATCAGAGGTTAGTAGAGCTGGATGCAGCTCTTCAATGGTTTCTCGACTGGAGAGAAGATGTTATGGAGAGTGAGAATCAGACACCCAAAGAACGGAACAAAGCCTACATCTCTGACAAGCTGCACGTTGACCTGTGCTCTATGGTGCTTGGCTATAAGTCGTATGTCTGTACTATGATAACTCAATTCCCTGGGATGGGACCTGTCTCTGCAAGTACCAACCTAGTTGCCTTGGAAAACATGTTTGGTTGCATTCGTGCCTCCAATGGAAGCAACGCCAACCCTACAGTTCTACAGTATG gtTCATCTGTGCATGGGTACATCCGCTGTCGTTCCTTCAAGGGACGAAATGGAAATGCATCCAGGAAGTAA